A window of the Blastocatellia bacterium genome harbors these coding sequences:
- a CDS encoding thiamine pyrophosphate-binding protein translates to MRELVTEFLNHNLSRRGFLRKMVAAGFSTVAAESVLESLNPFVVAGAPLRTDGTIGYKTVKGTGADVLVEQWAAAGTEFVIIGNSSHLRTVYDAFIDRTDIHPILSVEEGQAVAIASGYTMASGKLGVVACSVAGAPHASSNMYNAMTARLPVMVATDMVPSRYEEREGIYGGRSLLGAVNSTSKWHWHVPTTDVLPDITRRAIRVAMTAPGGPVSINYPEDILAGETTAVIIPQEKFKVPTVIKAPPGAVEAAARMLLEAKSPCLYVGDEAWVSGAQSAAIELAELLGIPAMRVVIDSWTDCFPTDHPLYINADVAPTVRFPSSVDLVLVFGGFMPRVGMAKTIHVTTEPGEINKAQPATLPVLADPRSFILDLIAAIRSMATTERLASIAKPRVEEIRAFNQSMRESLDAVARANWTNKPISWPRLAIELDRALDPDAIIVDELSTEKTKAYSYIRTSRNGRLRIGRTIQQALGWGVGLSIGAKFAQPNRQVVSFVGDGAFLFGQVEALWTMARYEVPVITVVFNNRSYNEPRQRILGKMSKQGQTGKDMACYLGQPDVDFAKLAAGFGIAGEVVSDPDSIQAALNRAIRATRDGRPYLLDVIIERTGIGSESTWFPRYSVAERRSRRV, encoded by the coding sequence ATGCGCGAACTGGTCACAGAATTTCTCAATCACAACCTATCGCGACGCGGCTTTTTGAGAAAGATGGTGGCGGCTGGATTCAGCACCGTTGCGGCTGAAAGCGTGTTAGAGTCGTTGAACCCATTCGTTGTCGCGGGAGCACCGCTGAGGACAGACGGGACAATTGGCTATAAGACTGTGAAAGGAACTGGGGCAGATGTACTGGTCGAGCAATGGGCTGCGGCGGGCACAGAATTTGTCATCATTGGCAATTCTTCACATTTGAGAACTGTCTATGATGCATTCATTGACCGCACCGATATTCACCCTATTCTGTCAGTCGAAGAGGGGCAGGCGGTGGCGATTGCCTCGGGTTATACGATGGCGTCGGGAAAGCTTGGTGTGGTTGCCTGCTCAGTGGCCGGCGCACCGCACGCTTCGTCAAATATGTATAACGCCATGACAGCACGATTGCCGGTGATGGTGGCAACCGACATGGTGCCATCAAGGTATGAGGAGCGCGAAGGGATCTATGGCGGTAGGAGTTTGCTCGGAGCAGTCAATTCAACATCGAAGTGGCATTGGCACGTGCCGACGACTGACGTGCTCCCCGACATTACACGACGTGCGATCCGTGTAGCCATGACTGCGCCCGGCGGACCCGTATCTATCAACTATCCTGAAGATATTCTGGCAGGTGAGACGACGGCGGTGATCATTCCACAGGAAAAATTCAAAGTGCCGACTGTCATCAAAGCGCCACCGGGAGCCGTCGAAGCAGCGGCCAGGATGTTGTTAGAGGCCAAAAGTCCGTGTCTGTATGTCGGCGATGAGGCATGGGTGAGCGGTGCGCAATCGGCTGCGATCGAGCTGGCGGAATTGCTTGGTATCCCTGCTATGCGCGTGGTGATTGATTCATGGACAGATTGTTTTCCGACTGATCATCCCCTCTATATCAATGCTGATGTTGCGCCGACTGTGCGATTTCCGTCAAGCGTAGACTTAGTGCTTGTTTTCGGTGGGTTCATGCCACGAGTGGGCATGGCCAAAACGATTCATGTTACGACCGAACCGGGTGAAATTAACAAAGCCCAGCCAGCAACGCTGCCGGTTTTGGCCGACCCCAGGTCGTTCATCTTGGATTTGATTGCCGCTATTCGGAGCATGGCTACTACTGAACGTCTCGCCTCGATTGCCAAGCCACGTGTGGAGGAAATCCGCGCATTTAATCAATCCATGCGCGAATCACTCGATGCCGTGGCAAGAGCAAATTGGACCAACAAGCCGATATCCTGGCCTCGGCTGGCTATTGAGCTGGATCGTGCCCTTGATCCTGATGCCATTATCGTTGATGAGTTGAGTACGGAGAAGACAAAGGCATACAGTTATATCAGAACCAGTCGGAATGGACGTCTGCGCATCGGGCGCACCATTCAGCAGGCGCTTGGTTGGGGGGTAGGACTTTCGATCGGTGCCAAGTTTGCCCAACCGAATCGTCAAGTTGTCTCGTTTGTTGGCGACGGAGCATTCTTGTTTGGCCAGGTTGAAGCGCTGTGGACGATGGCTCGATATGAGGTGCCGGTCATCACGGTTGTCTTCAACAATCGCAGTTACAATGAACCGCGTCAACGCATTTTGGGTAAGATGAGCAAACAGGGGCAAACTGGCAAAGATATGGCCTGCTATCTTGGTCAGCCTGATGTGGATTTCGCCAAGCTGGCAGCCGGATTCGGAATCGCTGGTGAGGTAGTCAGCGATCCTGATAGTATTCAAGCGGCGTTGAATCGAGCTATTCGCGCGACACGCGACGGCCGGCCGTATCTGTTGGACGTAATCATCGAGCGCACGGGGATCGGTTCGGAATCAACTTGGTTTCCACGCTACTCTGTTGCCGAGCGGCGTTCGCGACGGGTTTGA
- a CDS encoding amidohydrolase family protein — translation MIRTLLWYLLLPIVLLSNEQVTDRPRIIAVTHVTVIDATGAAPKPDMTVVIVNERISQLSPSKQINIPDGAHVIDGREKFLIPGLWDMHAHISDKTYLSLLIANGVTGVRDMGGSPDEFQQLQRWRREIADRIRIGPRILMAGIHVDGPKQIGRPYSLNVGTGDEARRAVNTLKRSGADFIKVYSMLPRDAYLALAEEARQQGLLFAGHVPFQVSVVEASDVGQKSIEHLFGMFAACSVNESALRDQAIALINRDGFAAFVRAELQAQMRSLNSYDRKKATALFARLVKNGTWQVPTLVGWRNLSSPEDFQLPRGGKYLSSEKREAWEKQRTGLLSSLPTEYLKKPERLFDKQLELVGAMHRAGVGILAGTDTATLYVVPGFSLHEELTLLVKAGLSPMAALQAATRNPAQYLGKLEVFGTIEAGKIADMVLLEANPLENIGYTQRVAGVFVNGYFLSKADLRILLDEVESSVRHEKRFEQTP, via the coding sequence ATGATTAGGACATTGCTCTGGTATTTGCTGCTGCCGATTGTGTTGCTGTCCAATGAACAGGTAACTGATAGGCCGAGAATCATTGCTGTGACGCATGTGACGGTGATTGACGCCACCGGTGCCGCGCCGAAACCTGACATGACCGTGGTTATTGTTAATGAACGGATCAGTCAACTTAGCCCGTCGAAACAGATCAACATTCCCGACGGAGCGCATGTGATTGATGGGCGAGAAAAATTTCTCATTCCTGGCCTCTGGGATATGCACGCTCACATTAGCGACAAAACCTATCTATCATTGCTTATCGCCAATGGGGTCACCGGCGTGCGTGACATGGGAGGCTCTCCTGATGAGTTCCAACAACTTCAACGATGGCGCAGAGAGATTGCTGACAGGATACGGATCGGGCCGCGCATTCTCATGGCGGGCATTCATGTGGACGGCCCAAAACAGATTGGACGACCTTACTCGCTCAACGTAGGGACTGGCGATGAAGCCCGACGCGCCGTCAACACGCTCAAGCGAAGTGGCGCCGATTTCATCAAGGTATATTCTATGCTCCCCCGCGATGCCTATTTGGCGCTGGCCGAGGAAGCCAGACAACAAGGGTTGCTGTTCGCCGGTCATGTGCCGTTTCAGGTGAGTGTCGTTGAAGCGTCTGACGTTGGACAAAAGAGCATAGAACATCTCTTTGGAATGTTTGCTGCATGTTCAGTTAACGAATCGGCATTGCGCGATCAAGCGATTGCATTGATCAATCGAGATGGGTTTGCAGCATTTGTTCGGGCCGAGCTTCAGGCTCAGATGCGCTCTTTGAACAGTTATGATAGAAAGAAAGCAACGGCCCTTTTCGCTCGCTTGGTGAAAAACGGGACGTGGCAAGTGCCGACGCTCGTCGGCTGGCGAAATCTATCTTCACCTGAGGACTTTCAGCTCCCGCGCGGTGGGAAATATCTCTCGTCGGAAAAGCGGGAGGCGTGGGAGAAGCAGAGGACCGGTCTGCTCTCCTCCTTGCCCACAGAATATCTGAAAAAGCCTGAGAGGTTGTTTGATAAACAGCTTGAGCTTGTCGGAGCGATGCATCGCGCGGGCGTTGGCATATTGGCCGGAACGGATACGGCTACGCTATATGTGGTTCCCGGCTTTAGTTTGCATGAAGAGCTAACCCTCTTGGTCAAGGCCGGACTATCGCCGATGGCAGCGTTGCAAGCAGCGACTCGAAACCCGGCGCAGTATTTAGGTAAGCTTGAAGTGTTCGGCACGATTGAAGCAGGCAAGATCGCTGATATGGTCTTGCTGGAAGCCAATCCGTTAGAGAATATTGGCTACACACAACGCGTTGCCGGCGTCTTTGTGAACGGATATTTCCTCAGCAAGGCAGATTTAAGAATACTGCTGGACGAAGTTGAATCATCTGTCCGGCATGAGAAACGATTTGAACAGACTCCATAG
- a CDS encoding alpha/beta fold hydrolase, which produces MQSIVGGVWAVILLVNTFVLASTTQGTGLETRFHETEISFKAEDGWVIHGTLSVPVMVAGSDKVPAVVLVHSPAHDRDIYLGRHQIGVERYAQENLRTALGKTITLRIDIRGRGKSAEPQEYHTFTNEQRERVALDVSGAIDFLSRQPQVIADHIGIVAEGASADAAVRAAIKDSRVRAIVLLSGRLSEKTKELIPSRDDLPVLCLVTKEDRAGFIDMTDVYKLSRNPGSDVWIYQNLGIGNSMFIMWAATRAGEKQLEWHVAEWFVPKLQRLAREVSFQTQDGWTIYATFRQPAQSRASGAPGAILIHSYLTDRHVFDHLERLLADAGFAVLNLDFRGRGKSIGKGTYFYLSLEERAKTYLDVRAAMDFLGSQKGVNGRQLAIIGTSIGAKYGLDAAVMDDRVKSFVALGGLPDREDVARAQFPILFVSSQGLPPIADAFRDYYRLNRDRGGHLVEYPGGAVGYQIFDLNEEIQPMIVSWLKPKFDL; this is translated from the coding sequence ATGCAGAGCATTGTAGGTGGTGTATGGGCTGTAATCTTGTTGGTGAATACGTTCGTGTTAGCCTCAACAACACAGGGAACTGGCTTGGAAACGAGATTCCACGAAACAGAGATTTCATTCAAAGCAGAAGATGGCTGGGTCATTCACGGGACATTGAGCGTGCCGGTGATGGTCGCTGGGAGTGACAAGGTCCCGGCTGTGGTGTTGGTTCACTCTCCGGCTCATGATCGTGATATTTATCTGGGACGGCATCAAATCGGGGTAGAGCGATATGCTCAAGAAAACCTGCGGACGGCGCTCGGCAAAACAATCACATTGCGCATTGACATTCGCGGGCGGGGCAAGAGCGCTGAACCACAGGAGTACCATACGTTCACCAACGAGCAACGTGAACGTGTTGCTTTAGATGTAAGTGGCGCCATTGACTTTCTCAGTCGTCAGCCGCAGGTAATTGCCGATCACATCGGCATTGTCGCAGAAGGTGCCAGTGCTGATGCGGCCGTTCGCGCGGCGATAAAAGATTCACGCGTGCGAGCCATTGTGCTGCTGTCCGGGCGGCTGAGTGAAAAAACGAAAGAGCTCATCCCATCCCGCGATGATCTACCGGTGCTATGTCTAGTGACTAAAGAAGACAGGGCCGGGTTCATTGACATGACCGATGTCTACAAACTCTCACGTAATCCAGGGAGTGATGTGTGGATTTACCAGAATCTCGGCATCGGTAATTCAATGTTTATCATGTGGGCGGCGACGCGAGCCGGCGAGAAACAGCTCGAATGGCATGTTGCTGAGTGGTTTGTTCCTAAGCTGCAACGGCTCGCGCGAGAAGTGTCATTTCAAACACAGGATGGTTGGACAATCTATGCAACGTTTCGCCAGCCGGCGCAGAGTCGCGCTAGCGGTGCGCCGGGTGCGATCCTGATACATTCATACCTCACTGATCGGCACGTGTTTGATCACCTTGAGCGACTGCTGGCTGACGCGGGTTTTGCTGTGCTCAATCTGGATTTTCGTGGTAGAGGCAAAAGTATCGGTAAAGGAACCTATTTCTATTTGTCGCTCGAAGAGCGAGCGAAAACCTACCTAGATGTTCGGGCGGCCATGGACTTTCTCGGATCGCAGAAAGGTGTCAATGGTCGTCAACTTGCCATCATCGGCACATCTATCGGCGCTAAGTATGGATTGGATGCAGCCGTCATGGATGATCGAGTGAAATCATTTGTGGCACTCGGCGGATTGCCGGATCGCGAAGATGTTGCCAGGGCACAGTTCCCAATCCTGTTTGTGTCTAGTCAAGGATTGCCCCCTATCGCTGATGCATTCCGTGACTATTATCGTCTCAATCGGGACCGCGGCGGCCATCTCGTCGAGTATCCGGGCGGGGCGGTCGGCTATCAAATCTTTGACCTCAATGAGGAAATCCAGCCAATGATTGTTAGTTGGCTGAAACCGAAGTTTGATTTATAA
- a CDS encoding twin-arginine translocation signal domain-containing protein, translating into MNKKAKKKQTCRKGVSRREFIKHSASAGTATVAGLTVLKSTAATGAHSALQDAPESAFISAAIGNTQQDEEPTIDRRAILFAIGDTLIPSAPGDPGYKDLEWYCITAEVERRIENVTDEGLKLFNEASVPLFGKKFTELSEIDRAQYLHRIITATGFTDKSLHEKLMTVYTNTREAVFVTYYQNFPQDRWPFDAMGVPLLKPGDTHQITNPNTPEIPTGWDLAGYAGPLTWEEEERRRNFFKKIRWQE; encoded by the coding sequence ATGAACAAGAAGGCGAAAAAGAAGCAGACGTGCCGTAAAGGGGTCTCACGACGTGAGTTCATTAAGCATAGCGCCAGTGCCGGAACGGCTACAGTCGCCGGTCTAACAGTGCTGAAGTCAACTGCTGCAACGGGCGCTCACTCGGCGCTGCAAGATGCGCCAGAATCCGCATTCATCTCGGCCGCAATAGGGAACACACAACAAGACGAAGAGCCAACGATAGATCGTCGAGCCATTCTGTTCGCTATTGGCGACACCTTGATCCCTTCAGCACCCGGCGACCCCGGGTACAAGGATTTGGAATGGTATTGTATTACTGCTGAGGTTGAACGACGAATAGAGAATGTGACAGATGAGGGATTGAAGCTGTTTAATGAGGCAAGCGTGCCGCTATTCGGAAAGAAATTCACGGAGTTGTCTGAGATAGATCGCGCGCAGTACCTGCATCGCATTATCACGGCGACTGGTTTCACTGACAAGTCACTCCATGAAAAGCTCATGACTGTGTACACGAATACACGAGAGGCTGTTTTCGTGACGTACTATCAAAACTTTCCACAGGATCGTTGGCCATTCGATGCGATGGGTGTGCCTTTGTTGAAGCCAGGGGATACCCATCAGATCACCAATCCGAACACGCCTGAGATTCCAACAGGCTGGGATTTAGCCGGTTATGCAGGACCGTTAACTTGGGAAGAAGAGGAGCGTCGTCGCAATTTCTTTAAGAAAATTCGTTGGCAGGAATGA
- a CDS encoding GMC family oxidoreductase: MADVRTYDLVIVGGGTAGCILAAKISEKGVNPETGQRLKIAMVEAGAYLRGAPKPGYGIPLRRQVFTNMPRDIKFGSHFVTAQGRGRGVGGSSLIFGSGAWFPFDEDYDEWQEETGTDWSKENMKSAVEEARHVFNVEFPPEQTLSNRRASELFKRAAESMGYEVRPGHSRAVKNCIFCGHCAERQICKYDSKATTLITHAPIAERNGVDIIPNARAQKIIIERSGGKAVARGVIIRKLDLPDEVYPGDDFVDWNQAKEITILAKKVIVSCGDLETPPLLFASGYGSKEDCGRGLIVENPNVGRNVDGHYGEGGQIGVIGLFSERVGGMDGGWGVDPLLHFQTRIGEDRIVLLNGYAAPPFYSFWNGFPERLALSPFAPPYGQAFSDVIRLTPAFGWEHKEYMRQICNPWATPSAASLKARDPLFHVARLAVDMKLPRAAPRGRIDRYSRVQIFGEEVIKHSKETGKQERIYHEIHPEVYKKFAAGQELAKTVLQKMGAKKIIAEPIIPSGGLTFKWLVGGCRAGADPKNSVINSHFESHDVEGLFIVDAGSIPRSPTLGLFLTVGIVSIFASDRIIARHFTKKTR; this comes from the coding sequence ATGGCTGATGTGAGAACCTATGACCTGGTCATCGTTGGCGGTGGAACAGCCGGTTGCATTTTGGCAGCAAAAATTTCCGAGAAGGGCGTCAATCCTGAAACCGGCCAGCGGTTGAAGATCGCAATGGTTGAGGCAGGCGCTTATCTACGGGGCGCGCCCAAACCGGGTTATGGTATTCCGTTGCGCCGGCAGGTATTCACAAACATGCCGCGAGATATTAAATTCGGTAGCCACTTTGTCACCGCCCAAGGACGAGGGCGGGGCGTGGGCGGTAGCTCGCTTATCTTTGGCAGCGGCGCCTGGTTTCCGTTCGATGAAGACTATGATGAGTGGCAAGAAGAAACCGGCACGGATTGGAGTAAAGAGAATATGAAATCGGCGGTGGAGGAAGCGCGACATGTCTTCAATGTTGAGTTTCCTCCCGAGCAGACGTTGTCCAATCGTCGGGCGAGTGAGTTGTTCAAACGGGCGGCTGAGAGCATGGGATATGAGGTGAGGCCGGGACATTCGCGGGCAGTGAAAAACTGCATCTTTTGTGGACATTGTGCCGAGCGTCAAATTTGCAAATACGATTCCAAGGCGACAACGCTCATTACGCATGCTCCCATTGCCGAACGAAATGGTGTAGACATTATCCCCAACGCACGTGCCCAGAAAATCATTATTGAGCGAAGCGGCGGCAAAGCCGTGGCGCGTGGCGTGATCATCAGGAAACTGGATTTGCCGGATGAGGTTTACCCTGGAGATGATTTCGTTGATTGGAATCAGGCCAAAGAGATCACGATCCTGGCCAAGAAAGTCATTGTCAGTTGCGGAGATTTGGAAACGCCCCCACTGCTGTTTGCATCGGGATATGGTTCAAAGGAGGATTGTGGCCGTGGCCTGATCGTTGAAAACCCCAACGTTGGTCGTAACGTTGACGGACATTATGGAGAAGGTGGGCAGATCGGGGTGATTGGCCTTTTCTCCGAACGGGTCGGCGGCATGGATGGGGGGTGGGGTGTTGATCCGCTACTGCACTTTCAGACGCGCATCGGTGAGGATCGTATTGTGCTGCTCAACGGATATGCGGCGCCACCGTTTTACAGTTTTTGGAATGGATTTCCTGAACGGCTGGCACTTTCGCCGTTTGCGCCGCCATATGGTCAAGCGTTTAGTGACGTCATTCGATTGACGCCAGCGTTTGGTTGGGAACACAAGGAGTACATGCGCCAGATTTGCAATCCGTGGGCTACACCATCAGCCGCCTCGCTCAAGGCCCGCGACCCGCTGTTTCACGTCGCCCGCCTGGCCGTAGATATGAAATTGCCGCGTGCCGCGCCACGCGGAAGAATTGACCGATACAGCCGTGTGCAAATCTTCGGCGAGGAGGTCATTAAGCACAGCAAGGAAACCGGTAAGCAAGAGCGGATCTATCATGAGATTCATCCGGAGGTCTATAAAAAATTTGCTGCCGGGCAGGAGCTGGCTAAAACGGTTCTCCAGAAGATGGGAGCCAAGAAAATCATTGCCGAGCCAATTATTCCTAGTGGCGGCCTGACGTTTAAATGGCTCGTTGGTGGATGTCGAGCTGGAGCTGATCCAAAGAATTCTGTTATTAACTCACATTTCGAATCGCACGACGTGGAAGGATTATTCATCGTTGACGCCGGCTCGATTCCGCGCTCGCCAACGCTGGGATTGTTTTTGACTGTCGGTATTGTTTCTATTTTTGCTTCTGACCGAATTATCGCCCGACACTTCACAAAGAAAACGCGGTGA
- a CDS encoding amidohydrolase family protein, which produces MQVRSYIVSLALAALTICPGLAPAPVLSEPIIALVGGTVIDGHGGPPLQHTVVIKGRKIAQVGRQHEVNIPGTARVFDVSGKFLLPGFIDLHVHYFDWMGELFLVHGVTTVKDVGNPIEWISSVSRDVERGRMRGPRILYVGYGIDAPPPVRDSHIAVQTPDMARRAVRLQHQRGATAVKVREKITFDLLRAITEEAHKLGMHVTGHIGHLDARQAALAGIDGLEHASGVVEATATGPIPEYPGKDDLEKAIWELKNYARIDSAKAVELVKFLAARNVALIPTMSNWWRIASPRRDDFARQDAEYASNPALAYVPEQVRQVWRSSFIFRAKNADDLAQLETASNKVQELLRQHHRAGGKVLAGSDTFLSIPGLSLHREMAMLVDAGFSPLKVISMATKENAQFMGQGKTLGTITPGKLADLVILHANPLDDIRHTQRIAMVIKDGELVDMTYHSDYSIPTPKPTIMRPNWLERQLTMRGRRSAVTHQP; this is translated from the coding sequence ATGCAGGTTCGTTCGTATATTGTGTCATTGGCCCTCGCTGCTCTGACTATCTGCCCAGGTCTGGCACCAGCGCCAGTGCTATCGGAACCAATCATCGCGTTGGTTGGTGGCACGGTCATTGATGGCCACGGCGGCCCTCCGCTTCAGCATACCGTCGTCATCAAAGGAAGAAAGATCGCTCAAGTTGGGCGGCAACATGAGGTCAACATCCCTGGGACGGCGCGCGTGTTCGATGTTTCCGGCAAGTTCTTATTACCAGGCTTCATTGATCTGCACGTGCATTACTTTGATTGGATGGGGGAGTTGTTTTTGGTTCATGGCGTGACGACAGTCAAAGATGTTGGCAATCCTATCGAGTGGATTTCCAGTGTGAGCCGGGATGTTGAACGGGGACGCATGCGCGGTCCTCGCATTCTGTATGTTGGATATGGGATTGATGCACCGCCGCCGGTTCGGGATTCACATATAGCCGTCCAGACGCCCGACATGGCCAGGCGGGCAGTCCGACTTCAACATCAGCGCGGCGCAACGGCCGTGAAAGTGAGAGAGAAGATTACTTTCGATTTGTTACGGGCCATCACAGAAGAGGCTCACAAGCTGGGGATGCATGTGACTGGCCATATTGGCCATCTCGACGCTCGCCAGGCGGCGCTCGCTGGGATTGATGGGTTGGAGCATGCCAGTGGAGTCGTGGAGGCTACTGCTACCGGACCGATCCCAGAGTATCCAGGTAAGGATGATTTAGAAAAAGCCATCTGGGAGTTAAAGAACTATGCGCGTATTGATTCAGCTAAGGCTGTCGAGTTGGTGAAGTTTCTGGCTGCCAGAAACGTCGCGCTGATTCCTACCATGTCGAATTGGTGGCGCATTGCATCACCCCGTCGTGACGATTTTGCTCGCCAGGATGCTGAATACGCAAGCAATCCTGCTCTGGCTTACGTACCTGAACAGGTGCGTCAAGTCTGGAGATCGTCGTTCATCTTCCGGGCAAAGAATGCAGATGATCTGGCACAGCTAGAGACCGCCAGCAACAAGGTTCAAGAGCTTCTCCGGCAGCACCATCGAGCCGGAGGCAAAGTGCTGGCTGGGTCGGACACATTTTTGTCAATTCCGGGCCTGAGCCTTCATCGGGAGATGGCGATGCTCGTTGATGCAGGATTCTCGCCGCTTAAGGTCATTTCAATGGCAACCAAAGAGAATGCGCAGTTCATGGGACAAGGAAAAACACTGGGCACCATCACGCCCGGTAAGTTAGCCGACCTCGTTATCCTTCATGCCAATCCGCTTGATGATATTCGTCATACGCAGCGCATCGCGATGGTGATCAAAGATGGAGAGCTAGTTGATATGACCTATCATTCTGATTATTCTATTCCAACCCCCAAGCCAACCATCATGCGGCCGAATTGGCTGGAGAGGCAATTGACCATGCGTGGCCGGCGATCAGCCGTGACCCATCAACCATGA
- a CDS encoding amidohydrolase family protein produces the protein MSHSHTSKSAAVRARLGHPVIDSDGHMIEFEPDVLDYIKQVGGAKVVDRYLSAVAGSRLFGGGQFTLEERRERRVPRAPWWGAPTKNTLDRATATLPKLLYERLDEFGIDFAILFPSVGMTATTPKDEEVRRAVCRAYNTYYADLYRDYSDRITAAAIIPTYTPQEAIEELEYVVNVLRLKIAFMQSYVRRPIPAAVREAPEAARWVFWVDTYGLDSEYDYDPVWSKCVELGIPVGFHSGATGWGGHSSISTYVYNHIGNFATAGEAVCKSLFIGGVTRRFPTMKFGFLEGGVGWACRLYADLVGHWEKRNIRALEAVNPANLDRQLYFDLFQRYGGHMVEKLDRLGRDPLKLGAGAGVMEMGPEPENLDEWSLCQIEEAEDIRDLFVTNFYFGCEADDPMNAWAFNDKINPFGARLNAIFSSDISHWDVPDMAEVVEEAYELVEKRLITEEDFRDFVFTNPVSFLAGMNRDFFKGTVIEGAVKKIME, from the coding sequence ATGAGTCATTCTCACACCTCGAAATCGGCGGCCGTTCGTGCTCGGTTGGGACATCCGGTAATTGATAGTGATGGACACATGATCGAGTTTGAACCGGATGTATTAGATTACATCAAGCAGGTCGGTGGCGCAAAAGTCGTAGATAGGTATCTCTCAGCAGTTGCTGGCAGCCGATTGTTCGGTGGTGGGCAGTTCACTCTGGAGGAGCGACGTGAGCGCCGAGTTCCCCGCGCGCCTTGGTGGGGGGCGCCGACAAAAAACACACTGGATCGCGCCACTGCTACTTTGCCCAAACTGCTGTATGAGCGGCTTGATGAGTTTGGCATTGACTTTGCCATCCTGTTTCCTTCCGTTGGGATGACGGCGACCACGCCGAAAGATGAAGAGGTGCGCCGCGCAGTGTGTCGCGCCTATAACACGTACTATGCTGACCTGTATCGAGACTATTCGGATCGTATCACCGCTGCTGCAATTATTCCCACATACACGCCACAAGAAGCGATCGAAGAACTTGAGTACGTGGTGAATGTCTTGAGACTGAAGATCGCCTTCATGCAAAGCTATGTGCGTCGCCCCATCCCTGCTGCTGTGCGAGAGGCGCCCGAAGCCGCTCGCTGGGTCTTTTGGGTGGATACATACGGCCTCGATAGCGAGTATGATTATGATCCAGTGTGGTCCAAGTGTGTCGAGCTCGGTATCCCCGTAGGGTTCCATTCGGGAGCAACCGGTTGGGGCGGGCATAGTTCCATTTCGACATACGTGTACAATCACATCGGCAATTTCGCCACGGCCGGTGAAGCGGTATGCAAGTCATTGTTCATAGGGGGCGTGACGAGACGGTTTCCAACGATGAAGTTCGGTTTCTTGGAAGGCGGCGTTGGTTGGGCCTGCCGTTTGTATGCGGACCTGGTCGGACACTGGGAGAAGAGGAATATTCGGGCTCTAGAGGCTGTAAATCCGGCCAACCTGGACCGGCAGCTCTACTTTGATCTATTTCAGCGTTATGGCGGGCACATGGTTGAAAAGCTGGACCGACTTGGTCGAGACCCACTGAAACTGGGCGCGGGCGCGGGCGTTATGGAGATGGGGCCTGAACCAGAGAACCTGGATGAATGGTCACTCTGTCAGATTGAGGAGGCAGAGGATATTCGTGATCTGTTCGTCACTAACTTCTACTTCGGCTGCGAAGCCGATGATCCAATGAATGCCTGGGCGTTTAATGACAAAATCAATCCATTTGGTGCGCGGCTCAACGCCATCTTCAGTTCGGATATTTCCCATTGGGATGTGCCGGATATGGCCGAGGTGGTTGAAGAGGCTTATGAATTAGTCGAAAAACGTCTCATTACTGAGGAAGATTTTCGCGACTTCGTTTTCACCAATCCTGTCTCATTTTTGGCTGGAATGAATCGTGACTTCTTCAAGGGAACAGTAATTGAGGGCGCTGTCAAAAAGATTATGGAATAG